TTATCACCTTCTCTAATCTCCCTTGCAACAGTCCCACTGGCTTCGAGCACTTGATTAACTGTGCCTGGCCTCACCGTATAAACTCTCAGTTCAAAAATCATAAATTTCCCCTTTTATCAATTAGCCTGACAGAAAAATGTTACCTGTTAGCTATGACTGCCTGATTACTTTCATTAGGTGGAGCGTATCTTTGTTAGTGGTTGATTTGTCTGAGAAACCAGAATTATTAGTCTCTTTTTATGAATTCTCTTGCAGCTTCATCCAGGGTCATGAATTCAGCACCTTTAGTAGACAACTCTTTTATTAGTTTTTCCAGAATAATCATTCGGTGGCCACGCCCTATCACGAATGGGTGGAATGTATACGTCAATACGCCCCAATCTTCAGTAGCGGNCATATACGAAAAATCANTCAGCCAATTTTCGAGGACGCCTTTGGCNGCGGCAAGGCCCGGAAGTATNCCGGACTTTTCCCGGACAAACTCAAAATATGGATAATCATCCAATGTCCAACTTATGGGCATCTCGAGTAATTCAGAAGGTTGTCCAAAATCTATGGGTTGATCTTTATGAATTACATCGCCGACNCGAGCCCAGTAAGGAAAGTGATCATTCCCCATCATACTACTGTCGTAGACGAACCCGTGCTGTAATAGAAGCTTTATTGTGTTTGGGCTTAAGTCCCATGAGGGGGAGCGATAACCATTAGCGTGTTTCCCACTTAGTTGACGAATTGCTTCATTGCCGCGCTCCAAGTCTTCGGCCTCCTTCGCAGCAGAAAGTTGCGCCGGGGGGGTATGAGTCCATCCGTGGTGGCCAATTTCGTGTTTGGCGCCAACTATAGCCTCACAGATATCAGGGTAAGTTCCAATAGTTACACCTGGGATGAACCACGTAGCAGGAATATTGTATCGGGCTAATAGCTCCAAAATTCGTTTAGCGCCTATGGCACCAAATTCACCCCTAGATATAGGGGTTGGGGTGGTATACCCCTTAGCTATCCATCCCGAAACAGCATCAAAGTCAAAAGTTAGACAAACAATATGTCGTTGGTTCATATATTTTTCCAAATTAACTATCAGGTGTCTGTGCATCTACGTACGAATGATAATAAGAATCCTTCTTCGGTTTGCACTGGCCGCAAAGAGCCTTGCTGGAACGAGTTTTACGTTACCCTAATTCAGTAGGGTGAGCGATCCCACCTCTTTTTCGATTGCAGGGATAACCTCAGAGCCGAAGATCTCTATGGAGTGCATTGCCCGATCATGTGTTACACTCCCTATAGTAAAGTATAGAGCCATGTGTTTGGGGTTAACTTTCTTTATGACCTCCACACATTTTTCCGCACAGGTTTCTGCGTCACCAACAATGAGATTGTCTACGATTTCGTCCANAGATAATTCGTTTTCCAANGGGCTTTCAACTAGCATGCCATTTTCTAGAACTTCAGTTCTATGCCTCAGTTGAAAGGCTAAACGAGCCTGGAAGCGGAGATTTTCTGCAAAATCTCTCGCTTCGGCCTTGGTTTCGCATATATGAGCTGCGCCGAGAGTGCTNAAATTCATTTTGGTGGGACTATGTCCTGATTGAGTCCAGAATTGTGAACA
The nucleotide sequence above comes from Rhodospirillaceae bacterium. Encoded proteins:
- a CDS encoding NIPSNAP family protein — translated: MIFELRVYTVRPGTVNQVLEASGTVAREIREGD
- a CDS encoding polysaccharide deacetylase, which translates into the protein MNQRHIVCLTFDFDAVSGWIAKGYTTPTPISRGEFGAIGAKRILELLARYNIPATWFIPGVTIGTYPDICEAIVGAKHEIGHHGWTHTPPAQLSAAKEAEDLERGNEAIRQLSGKHANGYRSPSWDLSPNTIKLLLQHGFVYDSSMMGNDHFPYWARVGDVIHKDQPIDFGQPSELLEMPISWTLDDYPYFEFVREKSGILPGLAAAKGVLENWLXDFSYMXATEDWGVLTYTFHPFVIGRGHRMIILEKLIKELSTKGAEFMTLDEAAREFIKRD